In Ignavibacteria bacterium, the sequence CCGCTTTGAATAACTATAAGCTGAAATACCAGTTTAAAAATAATAAGAGATGCTATTACAGATATTTTATTTTGAAAAAGTTTTTGTATATATTCAGAATATCTTTTCAATTATCAGACTTACGATTTTTTAAAGATTAATTTTAAATTTGACTTAAAAGCCCTGATAGTTTTTGTTTTAGATCTTTATTTTCACTGTATAATTCATCCAGTTTTTCACCGAAGTATTCAAGGAACTTAAGCAGAGCCTTGTTGCCTGCTTTGGGATCTTTTTTTATTAAGTCTTCAAAATCCGGTTTCGCGAAAACTATCAGCCGCGTGATCTCTGCAGCAGCGGCACTGACTGAATGGGTAGTTTCGCTGAACAGGTGTACTTCAGAAAAATAATCTCCTTCTGAAAGCTGCTTTAAAACATGGACTTTATCGCCGGATTCAGCAATAATATTAACTGAACCCTTAACTATTATATAGAAGCAAAGCCCTATAGTTCCGCGGGTGAAAATTTTTTCGCCTTCAGAATAGTCGCGAATATGCGAAATTTCCAGCAGTGAGCTTATTTCCCTGCCCGAAAAACTGCTGAATAACGGACATTCTTTCAGCCTGGTTTTTAAAAGATCCCGGTCTGAATTATTTTTACCAAACATAATGTTTTATTGTAAAATTGTTAATTGCTCATTGCTAATTGTTAATTGCTCATTGGTAATTGTTAAGCTGCTTTATCCAGCCTGATGCGGAACGTAGTACCTTTTCCGGGCTCGGATTCTTTTACAAACAGCTTGCCTTTATGGTAAGTTTCTATAATTCGTTTGGAAAGGCTTAAGCCAAGCCCCCAGCCCCGCTGCTTTGTGCTGTAACCGGGGCGAAAAATATCTTTCTTAAAACGCAGGTCTATACCTTTACCTGTATCGGTTACATCAATAAAAATATGGCTCCCTTTTTCTTCAATATCAAATGTAATGCTGCCCGCTGAATTTTCTATTGCGTCCAGAGCGTTTTTGGTGAGGTTTTCAATTACCCATTCGAACAATTCGCGGTTAACAAGCGCTGTTGAAGTGGTGAGCCCTTTAATTTCAAGATCAATTTTCTTTTTAGTATTGCCTTCAAAGGTACCTTTGCTAATACTTGGTATCCTTATCTCGAAATATTTAACAACCTTTTTTATAATTTCATGGATATTTTCCGGCTTAAGATCAGGCTTGGATCCAATTTTGCTGAAACGGGTTGCGATCTTGCTTAAGCGGTCAATATCATTTGACATTTCCTCTGAAAGCTGGGTGACTTTCAGCGGGTCTGTTGCTGCGGCTTTAATAAGCTCATTCCATCCCATAAGCGATGAAAGCGGCGTGCCAAGCTGGTGAGCTGTTTCTTTTGATAAGCCTACCCATATATTGCTTTGCTCTGTGCGTTTGATATAATTAAAGCCAAAGTAACCCAGGAATATAAATATTCCCGCAACTATGAACTGTATAATAGGAAGCTGTTTAAGCCTGTCAACTATTTTTGACTGGCCGTAATGTACATAACTTAAAACCACGGAATCCTGAAAAGTAACCTTGATAGGCGGATTTATTTCATCCATTTTTTCTATCATGCCTTTAATGATCTCGACCTGTTTCTGGCGGGGCAGGGTAGAATCTATTTCAAGGTTCTTTGTAAAAGTCGGCTCCATTGATTTAGCATCGGTAACAATAATAGGAAAGTTAATTGTGTTAGAGCTTACAACATTGCTGAGAACAAAGTTATATTCACCTGATTGTGATTCATCAGTTGCGATATATTCAATAGCCTTGGCATAAAGATTTGCAATTTCGCGCTCACGCTCAAGGATATCGGAGACAAGTACCTGTGTGTAAATAAGTGTTGCAATGATAATTACAACACCGGTTACCAAAAGCGCGATCTTTATATTTGCTGAGCCGTAGCTTTTCATATTCGAGTTTTTACTTCTTAACCACTGAGCAGACTATGCAGTTTCTCAGCCATTTAAATGAATTTAATCTCTGAACTTTGTATAACATATATGAAACATTAAAAACAAATGGATTAAACATGTGGATATCTTCGACTGCAGTCAGCTCTTCGATCTCAAAACCGCTTCTGTTAAATAACCTCTCAATATCACTTAATGTATTTGCGGGATATGTGGTTACAAATATATCATGTGATCTTACACCGAAGATTTTGTATATAATAAGATCTTTCACTTTTTTTGGCAGCAGGTTACCAATAAAAAGCGAGGGGTAGAATCTGTTCGTTGTTCTAAATATAAATCGTCCGCCGGGCTTCAATACCCTGTGGAATTCTTTTAGTACAAGCTTGATATTTACAATATGCTCTACTACCATATTGGCTGTAATAAGATCAACGGAACTATCTCTAAATGGTATATTCTCCAGAGTTGTGTTTATGAAACGATCACTTGATGTCACCAATTCCGGGTGAATAACTTCATCTATTCCCGTTCCGTTTGGGGCGATCTCTTCAAACTCCTTTACCAGGCTGTTGTTTCCGCATCCGGCATCTATCCAAACAGATTGAAAATTCAAATTATTTTTTATCCAGTTTTCGTACAGATCGTTGCTGAATATATAATCCGGCATTTTTGAATATAATTTTGCCTTCAGCTTGTTTTCTGTATGTATAGCTTTTTCGCGGATATTATCTGCCATCGTTACAAAAAATAACTGATAGGGTTAACAATAAAAATATAATTTTCCTGCCTTAACGAGATGTAATGAGGGAAGGAGTTACCAAAAAACGGTAAAAAGTTCATAAAAACAAAGGCTTTTTAACCACAGAGTCAAGGAGAACACGGAGAGATTTATATAGCTCCCCTCCTTTATTTAAGGAGGGGAAGAAATCCGGCGACAGCCGGATTGAGGGGTGGTTTCTTTTACTTCGCCGTCGTTGGTGCCTGTCTTTTTTAAGGTTCTCACCAACGACAATAACCAAAGTACCTTTGCAGGGTTACGCCAAATTTTTGTAGCTCGAATCGCTGATTCGGGCAATCGAAACGGCGTTTCGCTTTACAGAAAATTTTTGACCCCGTTGTGTCTCCGGTTATTCTTATTTTTATTTTTTGGGCTTGACAAGTCCGGCAGTATATATTATATTTGCTATATATGCATACTGCATATATATACTAAATTTTCCCTGCTTAAAATGAGAATATCATAAACAAAAACTTGTTTGCTGCTTAAAAAACCACCGGTATTTAACAGGTTCCAGGGATTTTTGTGAGT encodes:
- a CDS encoding cyclic nucleotide-binding domain-containing protein produces the protein MFGKNNSDRDLLKTRLKECPLFSSFSGREISSLLEISHIRDYSEGEKIFTRGTIGLCFYIIVKGSVNIIAESGDKVHVLKQLSEGDYFSEVHLFSETTHSVSAAAAEITRLIVFAKPDFEDLIKKDPKAGNKALLKFLEYFGEKLDELYSENKDLKQKLSGLLSQI
- a CDS encoding HAMP domain-containing histidine kinase, whose protein sequence is MKSYGSANIKIALLVTGVVIIIATLIYTQVLVSDILEREREIANLYAKAIEYIATDESQSGEYNFVLSNVVSSNTINFPIIVTDAKSMEPTFTKNLEIDSTLPRQKQVEIIKGMIEKMDEINPPIKVTFQDSVVLSYVHYGQSKIVDRLKQLPIIQFIVAGIFIFLGYFGFNYIKRTEQSNIWVGLSKETAHQLGTPLSSLMGWNELIKAAATDPLKVTQLSEEMSNDIDRLSKIATRFSKIGSKPDLKPENIHEIIKKVVKYFEIRIPSISKGTFEGNTKKKIDLEIKGLTTSTALVNRELFEWVIENLTKNALDAIENSAGSITFDIEEKGSHIFIDVTDTGKGIDLRFKKDIFRPGYSTKQRGWGLGLSLSKRIIETYHKGKLFVKESEPGKGTTFRIRLDKAA
- a CDS encoding methyltransferase domain-containing protein, which encodes MADNIREKAIHTENKLKAKLYSKMPDYIFSNDLYENWIKNNLNFQSVWIDAGCGNNSLVKEFEEIAPNGTGIDEVIHPELVTSSDRFINTTLENIPFRDSSVDLITANMVVEHIVNIKLVLKEFHRVLKPGGRFIFRTTNRFYPSLFIGNLLPKKVKDLIIYKIFGVRSHDIFVTTYPANTLSDIERLFNRSGFEIEELTAVEDIHMFNPFVFNVSYMLYKVQRLNSFKWLRNCIVCSVVKK